One region of Streptomyces subrutilus genomic DNA includes:
- a CDS encoding WhiB family transcriptional regulator produces the protein MNWRHEAACRWEDPDLFFPVGSSGPALLQVEEAKTVCRRCPVVEECLRWALEAGQDIGVCGGMGEEERRAAKRRAARARARSAN, from the coding sequence ATGAACTGGCGCCACGAGGCCGCCTGTCGGTGGGAAGACCCCGATCTGTTCTTCCCGGTGGGATCCAGCGGCCCGGCCCTGCTCCAGGTCGAGGAGGCCAAGACGGTGTGCCGCCGTTGCCCCGTCGTGGAGGAGTGCCTCCGGTGGGCCCTCGAAGCCGGTCAGGACATCGGTGTGTGCGGCGGCATGGGCGAGGAGGAACGACGGGCCGCCAAGCGCCGTGCGGCCCGGGCCCGCGCCCGATCGGCGAACTGA
- a CDS encoding DUF4241 domain-containing protein, which translates to MGGEQGPGTVVEVAYALAWDLEARAPWRPLSVKAARERDVAGLPYVVTYRIPGQEVPLEVRLVSWRDHYVGLWAYDDQGRRTDELDLRLLDDPTRLLSRRTRKWRYSGPEMAEFDDACSRSEMELFPNGKGSVSHEPEGAGGGRLVTPPRADTRRWQGRPDFDDWPVVAARRRGLPEPVTLRAAEVTSTTPDDSSGAPATCWRPPRPAQPGPLDAFFRPGTRLSDGYHLEMTVVEPRQTGTLSVPSGLLAVSGPDDLHGEGPAITVPVPPGTHVLEEGLVQAVYDCEWSKGRTTRTATTAVRLRVGETPAETWEMGLGRDDDPRLLVEDEVFGFNTDGATGCFADAGAWASLQELFERHLVRGEPGAGEDISDSMYLLRTRDGASGGELVAFATTGDGTYPVWVGRCADGEVAEVVVLVDGMPTVLDPDGADEVEAQVTA; encoded by the coding sequence ATGGGCGGGGAACAGGGGCCGGGGACGGTCGTGGAGGTGGCGTACGCGCTGGCGTGGGATCTGGAGGCCCGTGCGCCCTGGCGGCCGCTGTCCGTCAAGGCGGCGCGGGAGCGGGATGTGGCGGGGCTGCCGTATGTCGTGACGTACCGGATTCCGGGGCAGGAGGTTCCGCTGGAGGTCCGGCTGGTCTCCTGGCGGGACCACTACGTCGGTCTGTGGGCCTACGACGACCAGGGCCGCCGCACCGACGAACTGGACCTCCGGCTGCTGGACGACCCGACGCGGCTGCTCAGCCGCCGCACCCGCAAGTGGCGCTACAGCGGACCGGAGATGGCGGAGTTCGACGACGCGTGCTCCCGGTCGGAGATGGAGCTGTTTCCGAACGGCAAGGGATCCGTCTCGCACGAGCCCGAGGGTGCGGGCGGAGGCAGACTGGTCACGCCTCCCCGCGCCGACACGCGGCGTTGGCAGGGCCGACCCGACTTCGACGACTGGCCGGTGGTCGCCGCTCGCCGGCGCGGGCTGCCGGAACCGGTGACCCTCCGGGCCGCGGAAGTCACCTCCACCACGCCGGACGACAGCTCCGGTGCCCCCGCCACCTGCTGGCGGCCGCCCCGCCCAGCCCAGCCCGGACCGCTCGACGCATTCTTCCGGCCCGGGACGCGGCTGAGCGACGGGTACCACCTCGAGATGACCGTCGTGGAGCCGCGGCAGACCGGGACCCTGTCCGTACCCAGCGGCCTGCTGGCCGTATCCGGGCCGGACGATCTCCACGGCGAAGGGCCCGCCATCACGGTTCCCGTCCCCCCGGGGACGCACGTGCTCGAAGAAGGCCTGGTCCAGGCCGTCTACGACTGCGAGTGGAGCAAGGGCCGGACCACGCGCACGGCCACCACGGCGGTCCGGCTGCGCGTCGGCGAGACCCCAGCCGAAACATGGGAGATGGGCCTCGGGCGGGACGACGACCCTCGGCTCCTCGTGGAGGACGAGGTGTTCGGGTTCAATACCGACGGCGCGACCGGCTGCTTCGCCGACGCGGGGGCCTGGGCTTCGCTCCAGGAGCTCTTCGAGCGGCACCTCGTGCGGGGAGAGCCGGGCGCCGGGGAGGACATCAGCGATTCCATGTACCTCCTCCGCACGCGGGACGGGGCCTCCGGCGGCGAGCTGGTGGCCTTCGCGACGACCGGCGACGGCACCTACCCCGTGTGGGTGGGGCGTTGTGCGGACGGGGAGGTGGCCGAGGTGGTGGTGCTGGTGGACGGGATGCCGACGGTCCTCGACCCCGACGGCGCCGACGAGGTCGAGGCACAGGTGACGGCCTGA
- a CDS encoding response regulator, which produces MTPHTPSVPPATPSAPVRVLICDDNTMLRTALADVIEAQPDLVLAGSAADADEAIRLATVRRPHVVVLDVRFPGGGPYAAEQILRAVPGARVLAFSAYGDQGPRTEMAAVGVAGYLVKGIANAQLLAEIRALGAEALRAA; this is translated from the coding sequence GTGACCCCGCACACCCCGTCCGTCCCGCCGGCCACGCCCAGCGCCCCCGTGCGGGTGCTGATCTGCGACGACAACACCATGCTGCGCACGGCGCTGGCAGACGTGATCGAGGCCCAGCCCGACCTCGTCCTGGCCGGCAGCGCGGCCGACGCCGACGAGGCCATCCGGCTCGCCACCGTCCGGAGGCCGCACGTCGTGGTGCTCGACGTGCGCTTCCCCGGCGGCGGCCCGTACGCCGCCGAACAGATCCTCCGCGCCGTCCCCGGGGCCCGCGTCCTGGCGTTCTCCGCTTACGGCGACCAGGGCCCGCGCACCGAGATGGCCGCGGTCGGCGTCGCGGGATACCTCGTCAAGGGCATCGCCAACGCCCAACTGCTGGCCGAGATACGAGCCCTGGGAGCCGAAGCCCTCAGGGCCGCTTGA
- a CDS encoding SDR family oxidoreductase, translating into MTTDTRPLAGKVALVAGGTRGGGRGIAVELGAAGATVYVSGRSSTGGRSDLDRPETIEQTAEQVTAAGGRGIPARTDHSRPDEVRALADRIAAEQDGRLDILVNSVWGGDPLTDWEHPLWEQDLDTGLRLLRQAVETHVITSRFALPLMVRRKTGLVVEVTDGNTARYRGTFFYDLAKSAVIRLAVAQAAELKPHGVAAVAVTPGFLRSEAMLEQFGVTEANWRDGVARDPNFAHSETPAYLGRAVAALAADPGIMAKTGRALATWGLYREYGFTDADGTQPDFAAHWAANLEEEYGPLGDPL; encoded by the coding sequence ATGACGACGGACACACGCCCGCTGGCCGGGAAGGTGGCCCTGGTCGCCGGCGGTACCCGGGGCGGCGGACGGGGCATCGCCGTCGAGCTCGGTGCCGCCGGCGCCACCGTGTACGTCAGCGGCCGCAGCAGTACGGGCGGACGCTCCGATCTGGATCGCCCGGAAACCATCGAGCAGACGGCCGAGCAGGTCACCGCCGCAGGCGGTCGGGGCATCCCCGCCCGAACCGACCACAGCCGTCCCGACGAGGTCCGGGCCCTCGCCGACAGGATCGCCGCCGAACAGGACGGACGGCTCGACATCCTGGTCAACTCCGTATGGGGCGGGGACCCGCTGACCGACTGGGAACACCCCCTGTGGGAGCAGGATCTGGACACCGGTCTGAGGCTACTGCGGCAGGCGGTGGAGACCCACGTCATCACCAGCCGGTTCGCCCTCCCCCTCATGGTCCGCCGCAAGACCGGCCTGGTCGTGGAGGTCACGGACGGCAACACCGCCCGCTACCGGGGTACGTTCTTCTACGACCTGGCGAAGTCCGCGGTCATCCGCCTCGCCGTCGCCCAGGCCGCCGAGCTCAAGCCCCACGGCGTCGCGGCCGTCGCCGTCACGCCCGGCTTCCTGCGCTCGGAAGCCATGCTGGAACAGTTCGGTGTCACCGAGGCCAACTGGCGCGATGGCGTGGCCCGGGACCCGAACTTCGCCCACTCCGAGACCCCGGCCTACCTCGGCCGGGCCGTCGCCGCCCTGGCCGCAGACCCCGGCATCATGGCCAAGACCGGACGGGCCCTGGCCACCTGGGGCCTGTACCGGGAGTACGGCTTCACCGACGCCGACGGCACACAACCCGACTTCGCCGCCCATTGGGCCGCGAACCTGGAAGAGGAGTACGGGCCCCTCGGAGACCCGCTGTAG
- a CDS encoding CchlQ → MEWGTLVATLGGGLIAIGGTVLADRLRTRQEHRRGLQERRRDVYTEFIAAAGAAHTELRRLAQDGAGETDLEQASRAALADARIYEVRERLFIDASARIAGPGQTMFEHLRTLRKAVAAGAGTSSPAFHEIYHPYLDAVWAYRAAVREELEGQALTPTDFGWSAWDGRERCPICGRREADTASTQR, encoded by the coding sequence ATGGAGTGGGGAACGCTGGTCGCCACGCTGGGGGGCGGTCTGATCGCGATAGGCGGCACGGTGCTGGCCGACCGCCTGCGCACCCGCCAGGAACACCGCCGCGGCCTTCAGGAGCGCCGCCGCGACGTCTACACGGAGTTCATCGCGGCGGCGGGCGCGGCCCACACCGAACTGCGCCGCCTCGCCCAGGACGGCGCCGGGGAGACCGATCTGGAGCAGGCCAGCCGCGCGGCCCTGGCGGACGCCCGCATCTACGAGGTGCGCGAGCGGCTCTTCATCGACGCCAGCGCCCGGATAGCGGGCCCGGGCCAGACCATGTTCGAACACCTCCGCACCCTCCGGAAGGCGGTCGCCGCGGGCGCCGGCACCTCGAGCCCGGCGTTCCACGAGATCTACCACCCCTACCTGGATGCCGTCTGGGCCTATCGCGCGGCCGTCCGCGAGGAATTGGAGGGCCAGGCCCTCACCCCGACCGACTTCGGCTGGTCCGCATGGGACGGCCGGGAGCGCTGCCCGATCTGCGGCCGGCGCGAGGCGGACACGGCGTCCACGCAGCGGTGA
- a CDS encoding class I SAM-dependent methyltransferase, whose protein sequence is MSGQLYDGIGEAFEGFKTLPIIQYTEVPGFLALVGDVTGKSVLDIACGTGFYSRELKRRGASRVLGFDISGAMVDAANAREESEPLGIAYEVGDTAALRTFDEPFDVAVAVQAFNYASHVAEIERMMHNIRRSLVAGGSFFLFVQNPAYDFSGPSLEKYGFLCEATGKDNEIGLGTRITALLDPPVSFEATTPSAETYEKTLTAAGFTGIEWVPLDVSDAGVEKYGEEFWADYSANRPLIMIRCTA, encoded by the coding sequence ATGAGTGGTCAGTTGTACGACGGAATCGGCGAAGCATTCGAAGGCTTCAAGACCCTGCCCATCATTCAGTACACCGAGGTACCGGGGTTCCTGGCCCTGGTCGGCGACGTCACGGGCAAGTCCGTGCTCGACATCGCATGCGGTACCGGCTTCTACAGCCGTGAACTCAAGCGCCGCGGCGCGTCGCGTGTGCTCGGGTTCGACATCTCCGGCGCGATGGTGGACGCGGCCAACGCCCGTGAGGAGTCCGAGCCCCTCGGCATCGCCTACGAAGTCGGGGACACGGCCGCTCTGCGGACCTTCGACGAGCCCTTTGACGTCGCCGTGGCCGTCCAGGCATTCAACTACGCGAGCCACGTCGCCGAGATCGAGCGGATGATGCACAACATCCGGCGCAGCCTCGTCGCCGGCGGTTCGTTCTTCCTGTTCGTGCAGAACCCGGCCTACGACTTCAGCGGTCCGTCGCTGGAGAAGTACGGGTTCCTCTGCGAGGCGACGGGCAAGGACAACGAGATCGGCCTGGGGACCCGCATCACGGCCCTCCTGGACCCGCCCGTCTCCTTCGAGGCGACCACGCCGTCGGCGGAGACGTACGAGAAGACGCTGACGGCGGCCGGGTTCACCGGCATCGAGTGGGTTCCGCTGGATGTCTCCGACGCCGGCGTGGAGAAGTACGGCGAGGAGTTCTGGGCGGACTACTCAGCGAACCGCCCGCTGATCATGATCCGCTGTACCGCCTGA
- a CDS encoding ALF repeat-containing protein yields MKLSRIAAAVTTAALAPAVLIASPAFAAGSDAPAAGHQPGPTAPDRSVPDQSVPDQAEDDRKTILEIIAHPMASQYMKTAGLQAIADGPQAMRKFIEVDQHRIRIDDYRVAIARLAHEAGPGLREGIDKMFRDGVTLEQLRHFYEVTQHELRDEDNKVEISRLIGTGGPAVKEAGKKALKGTPADRAAFLKTGRFLAQASDDRVELARIDEGWQGPILSEAISKLLNGSPTPAELRHFLEVTQYELRDQDNRVAIAKIIDAGGPELVKAGLAALAGTAAERAEFLKTGQHEARAKDQAAKDQAAKDQAAKDQAAKDKEKDGQGNGSGPASGNGGTAGGSGSGNAAVTAQGGSGAALASTGAGDGTTLIAGGAGTALVAGAGLLLAARMRRTGAES; encoded by the coding sequence GTGAAGTTGTCCCGGATCGCCGCAGCGGTCACCACGGCCGCTCTTGCTCCGGCCGTCCTCATCGCGTCACCGGCGTTCGCCGCCGGTTCGGACGCCCCGGCCGCCGGCCACCAGCCGGGCCCGACCGCGCCGGACCGGTCCGTGCCCGACCAGTCCGTGCCCGACCAGGCCGAAGACGACCGCAAGACCATTCTCGAGATCATCGCGCACCCGATGGCCAGCCAGTACATGAAGACGGCCGGCCTCCAGGCCATCGCCGACGGCCCGCAGGCCATGCGGAAGTTCATCGAGGTCGACCAGCACAGGATCCGCATCGACGACTACCGCGTGGCGATCGCCCGTCTCGCCCACGAGGCCGGCCCCGGCCTGCGGGAAGGCATCGACAAGATGTTCCGGGACGGGGTGACCCTGGAGCAGCTGCGCCACTTCTACGAGGTGACCCAGCACGAGCTGCGCGACGAGGACAACAAGGTCGAGATCTCGCGGCTGATCGGCACCGGCGGCCCGGCGGTGAAGGAGGCCGGCAAGAAGGCGCTCAAGGGCACCCCCGCCGACCGCGCCGCCTTCCTGAAGACGGGCCGGTTCCTCGCCCAGGCCTCGGACGACCGGGTCGAGCTCGCGCGCATCGACGAAGGCTGGCAGGGCCCGATTCTGAGCGAGGCGATCAGCAAGCTCCTCAACGGGTCGCCCACCCCGGCCGAGCTGCGCCACTTCCTCGAGGTCACCCAGTACGAGCTGCGCGATCAGGACAACCGTGTCGCCATCGCCAAGATCATCGACGCTGGTGGGCCGGAGCTCGTGAAGGCGGGCCTCGCCGCTCTGGCCGGCACCGCCGCCGAGCGGGCCGAGTTCCTGAAGACCGGTCAGCACGAGGCCCGCGCAAAGGACCAGGCCGCAAAGGACCAGGCGGCCAAGGACCAGGCCGCCAAGGACCAAGCCGCCAAGGACAAGGAGAAGGACGGCCAGGGCAACGGCTCCGGACCGGCTTCCGGCAACGGTGGTACGGCGGGCGGCAGCGGCTCCGGCAACGCCGCCGTCACCGCCCAGGGCGGCAGCGGTGCGGCCCTCGCCAGCACGGGCGCGGGCGACGGCACGACCCTGATCGCGGGCGGCGCGGGTACCGCACTCGTCGCCGGCGCCGGCCTGCTGCTCGCCGCCCGGATGCGCCGCACCGGCGCGGAGAGCTGA
- a CDS encoding TetR/AcrR family transcriptional regulator, with protein sequence MILRAAAQVMGRVGPMGLTLAAVAREVGLVPGTLVQRFGSKHGLLLALADQSEKDASLMTGRARQAHASALAALAALTVESVAAMATPESFAHHLAFLCTDLVDPQLYERALAIHLTQRRGIEELLAEAADAGELRADTDAAALARTVQAALAGAGLTWALEREGTLEQRLRQELDTALSPHLPTRRSHPLEES encoded by the coding sequence GTGATCCTGCGTGCGGCGGCGCAGGTCATGGGCCGGGTGGGGCCGATGGGCCTCACCCTGGCCGCCGTGGCGCGCGAGGTCGGGCTGGTGCCGGGCACCCTTGTGCAGCGGTTCGGGTCCAAGCACGGTCTGCTTCTGGCCCTCGCCGACCAGTCCGAGAAGGACGCGAGCCTGATGACGGGGCGGGCACGTCAGGCGCACGCCTCGGCCCTCGCGGCCTTGGCGGCGCTGACGGTGGAATCGGTGGCGGCGATGGCCACGCCCGAGAGCTTCGCCCACCATCTGGCATTCCTTTGTACGGATCTCGTCGATCCGCAGCTGTACGAACGCGCTCTGGCCATCCACCTCACCCAGCGGCGGGGCATCGAGGAGCTGTTGGCGGAGGCGGCCGACGCGGGCGAGCTCCGCGCCGACACGGATGCCGCGGCACTGGCCCGCACGGTACAGGCGGCCCTCGCCGGCGCCGGCCTGACCTGGGCACTCGAACGCGAAGGCACCCTCGAACAGCGGCTCCGGCAAGAGCTCGACACGGCGCTTTCCCCCCACCTGCCGACCCGGCGCAGCCACCCTCTGGAGGAGTCATGA
- a CDS encoding class I SAM-dependent methyltransferase, with product MSNENAAPDGLKAKHRAMWALGDYPSVATHVIHGLGGELVRACGVRQGDRVLDVAAGSGNAAIPAALTGADVVASDLTPELLEVGRHLAETRGVRLDWREADAEALPFADGEFDTVMSCVGVMFAPHHQQAADELVRVCRPGGTIGLINWTPEGFIGQMFAAMRPYAPPPPPGAQPPPLWGDPEHVRALLGDRVGDVDARRQRLRVDRFARPEEFREFFKACYGPTIVTYRFITEDPERVAALDAALDDLASRHLADGGMDWEYLLITARRAAAE from the coding sequence ATGAGCAACGAGAATGCCGCCCCCGACGGCCTGAAGGCGAAACACCGTGCGATGTGGGCTCTGGGCGACTACCCCTCCGTGGCGACGCACGTCATCCACGGGCTGGGTGGCGAGCTGGTGCGGGCGTGCGGCGTCCGGCAGGGCGACCGGGTCCTCGATGTCGCGGCCGGATCCGGGAACGCGGCGATCCCCGCCGCCCTCACCGGCGCCGACGTCGTCGCCTCCGACCTCACCCCCGAGCTCCTGGAGGTCGGACGCCACCTCGCCGAGACGCGCGGCGTCCGGCTGGACTGGCGGGAAGCGGACGCGGAAGCCCTGCCCTTCGCGGACGGCGAGTTCGACACCGTGATGTCCTGCGTCGGCGTCATGTTCGCCCCGCACCACCAGCAGGCCGCCGACGAACTGGTCCGGGTCTGCCGTCCGGGTGGCACCATCGGCCTGATCAACTGGACCCCGGAGGGGTTCATCGGGCAGATGTTCGCCGCGATGCGCCCCTACGCGCCCCCGCCGCCGCCCGGTGCACAGCCGCCGCCCCTGTGGGGCGATCCGGAACACGTCCGCGCCCTGCTCGGGGACCGCGTGGGTGACGTCGACGCCCGTCGGCAGCGGTTGCGCGTCGACCGGTTCGCGCGGCCGGAGGAGTTCCGCGAGTTCTTCAAGGCCTGCTACGGGCCGACGATCGTCACCTACCGCTTCATCACCGAGGACCCCGAGCGGGTGGCCGCGCTCGACGCGGCCCTCGACGACCTGGCTTCGCGGCACCTGGCCGACGGCGGCATGGACTGGGAGTACCTGCTCATCACGGCTCGACGGGCCGCCGCGGAGTAG
- a CDS encoding DUF664 domain-containing protein: MTRINDTAPAWDERTQLTTFLDYTRDTARAKRAVRDGLHVDLRWILLHLTEETARHNGHLDILREMLDGTTGH; this comes from the coding sequence ATGACCAGAATCAACGACACGGCGCCCGCGTGGGACGAGCGCACCCAGCTCACCACGTTCCTCGACTACACACGTGACACCGCCCGCGCCAAGCGAGCCGTCCGCGACGGCCTCCACGTCGATCTGCGCTGGATCCTCCTCCACCTCACCGAGGAGACGGCCCGCCACAACGGCCATCTGGACATCCTGCGCGAGATGCTCGACGGCACGACCGGCCACTAG